AAATTCAGGCCACCGAACGAAGGCGACGTGTACGACAGTGCGTTGTTCCAGCCCGAATCGCCGACGGCACCCTGGTCGCTCGGGTAGGTCGGGAACGTGCCGAGGCCGAGGAACACGTGGTACACCATCGGCGAGAAGGTGTACGAGTCGTAGAACGGGTTGAACAGGATCGTCGACAGGAACAGGTGCGTCGTCAGGCGGCCGGCCGTCACCGTGCCGTACGGCGAATCGATGCCGACGTACGCGTTGCGTGCGAAGAACGTGTCGCCCTGGAAGCGGCCGAACTGGCCGTTCTGCGCGCGGAAGAAGCTCTCCAGCGTGAAGATCGCCTTGTAGCCGTTGCCGAGATCCTCGGCGCCGTGCAAGCCCCAGTACGACGTCGACATGCCGCCGCCGCTCACGTTCCACGCGCGGTCGCCGCCCGGGAACTTGGTTGCGCCGACCCATTCGTCGACCTGACCGTAGAGCGACACGCTCGACTGTGCATGGGCGGGAGCGGTAGCCGCCACGCAGGCGGCCGCGGCGATCAGCTTGACGGACGTGCGCGACGCACGGCGAGCGAATGCTTTCATTGGATCTCCAGATTTTGTCGAATAGTCGATAAGTGGCGCGAGCGTTGTTTTTTGGAGCCGAGTGCTTGCGTCGTATGGGGCGCAGCCATCTTTACGGATCATTCGTCCGGTCAAAATTGCGCACACTTATTGCGGGTATAGCGGCGGCATTAACTTCGCGGAATCGATACGTGGCCGGGCACCCGTCGGCGGCCCCGCGCAAACGCGGTCGCGCGGCGGGGCGGCGGCGTGGCACACGCGAGCCGGGCGCGAAAGATAGCGCAATGCGACGGGAAAATCAGCGGAAATCTGTGCGCGACTGTGGCGAATTCGCATCAGCCGGCGGAGGGACGCGCGCGGGCGCTCAGTTTCGGTAGAACGGGGAGAAAGACGGCGAGTGCGCAGGCTCGTCCTGCGAGCGGGGCGGCGGCATCGGACGTCCGCCGCGCTCCTCGTTGTAGCGCGCGACGTCGGCGCGGATCGAACCGGCACGCAGCGGCACGTTGCCGCCGCCCGGCGGGCGCGGCACCTGACGCACGTCGGCGCTGATCGGACGATACGGGCTTTGCGCGGCGTAATGGCCATACGACGGCGT
This region of Burkholderia contaminans genomic DNA includes:
- a CDS encoding porin, with the translated sequence MKAFARRASRTSVKLIAAAACVAATAPAHAQSSVSLYGQVDEWVGATKFPGGDRAWNVSGGGMSTSYWGLHGAEDLGNGYKAIFTLESFFRAQNGQFGRFQGDTFFARNAYVGIDSPYGTVTAGRLTTHLFLSTILFNPFYDSYTFSPMVYHVFLGLGTFPTYPSDQGAVGDSGWNNALSYTSPSFGGLNFGAMYALGNQAGDNGSKKWSAQFNYANGPFAATAVYQYVNFNNGPRDLSALVAGMKSQGIAQVGATYDLKYVKLFGQYMYTKNDQVAGSWHVNTAQGGVSVPLGVGNAMASYAYSRDSGGLDQTRQTWAVGYDYPLSKRTDVYAAYMNDHISGLSNGNTFGAGIRAKF